Within Massilia endophytica, the genomic segment GGGCGACACGGAAGTGCAGATCATCTTCCGCGAGATCATGTCCGCCTGCCGCTCGCTGGAAAAGCGCCTGGCCATCGCCTATCTTGGGCCAGTCGGCACCTTCAGCGAACAGGCCGTGCACCAGCAGTTCGGCCACTCCGTCGAAGCCCTGGCCTGCGCCTCCATCGACGAAGTGTTCCGCGCCACCGAGGCGGGAACCGCCGATTTCGGCGTGGTGCCGGTCGAGAATTCCTCGGAAGGCGCCATCGGCCGCACGCTCGACCTGCTGCTGCAAACCCCGCTCACCATCAATGGCGAAGTGGCCATCGCCGTGCGCCACAGCCTCATGACGCGCACGGGCCTGATGGACGGCGTGCAGGTCATCTGCGCCCATTCGCAGGCCCTGGCCCAGTGCCAGATCTGGCTCAACAACAACTACCCGCAGCTGGAGCGCCGCGCCGTGTCCTCGAACGCCGAGGCGGCGCGCATGGCGCGCGACGATGCGACCGTGGCCGCGATTGCGGGCGAGCGCGCGGGCGTGCAGTACGGCCTGGGTGTCGTCAAGGGCAATATCCAGGACGATCCGCACAACCGCACGCGCTTCGCCGTGATCGGCCAGCACCCGGTGGGCCCGTCCGGCAAGGACCGCACCTCGCTGGCGCTGGCGGTGCCCAACAAGGCCGGCGCCGTGTACACGCTGCTGGCGCCCCTTTCCCAGCACGGCGTATCGATGACGCGCTTCGAATCACGTCCGGCGCGCACGGGCACCTGGGAATACTATTTTTACGTCGACATCGAAGGCCACGTCCAGACCCCGGCCGTGGCGCGTGCGCTCGCTGACCTGCAGAGCAACGCCGCCTTCTTCAAAGTGCTGGGCTCCTACCCGACCAGCCTCACCTGAACTTAAAGAGAAATACCATGTCCAAGCAATTCGGTCCTGAATACGTTCGCGCAATCGCTCCCTACCAGGCTGGCAAGCCCATTTCGGAAGTGGCGCGCGAATTCGGCCTCAAGGAAGAGGCAATCGTGAAACTGGCGTCCAATGAGAACCCCTTCGGCGTGCCCGAGTCGGCGCGGCAGGCGATGGCGCAGGCCGCCGCGGAGCTGGGCCGCTACCCGGACGCCAA encodes:
- the pheA gene encoding prephenate dehydratase; its protein translation is MTDKLKPLREKIDSIDAQILDLLNQRAKVAQDVGHIKAETNAPVFRPEREAQVLRGVADRNPGPMGDTEVQIIFREIMSACRSLEKRLAIAYLGPVGTFSEQAVHQQFGHSVEALACASIDEVFRATEAGTADFGVVPVENSSEGAIGRTLDLLLQTPLTINGEVAIAVRHSLMTRTGLMDGVQVICAHSQALAQCQIWLNNNYPQLERRAVSSNAEAARMARDDATVAAIAGERAGVQYGLGVVKGNIQDDPHNRTRFAVIGQHPVGPSGKDRTSLALAVPNKAGAVYTLLAPLSQHGVSMTRFESRPARTGTWEYYFYVDIEGHVQTPAVARALADLQSNAAFFKVLGSYPTSLT